Proteins from one Diprion similis isolate iyDipSimi1 chromosome 3, iyDipSimi1.1, whole genome shotgun sequence genomic window:
- the LOC124404089 gene encoding uncharacterized protein LOC124404089 isoform X1, producing MHQAGLFSIEPPCWVSVKLPSLGSGYLLWRAEQCGKPEYSELRLIGECVKMSNSNKVCRKESFLDRFTGLFKKKKKHKSASRSPSQDQTNSDALGEGRYIQGTSNSSELEDEKKKVITYAATSSSETSSLSSGIDPSNVFAASSNSERNNKPATHLASTSRVNGTADGEDSNQSNKKETSSYSRSNVSKFKNASKNNSFEESRLVDAINNDSRITKLVINNTASKILINHLDDTSKDNYSNTASDETKELKNEKVSSEIMKRKWFNNENVDVVTQQSQVAIKSEKLERKEEETSQIETEMQQLNINDVTALPEPSLPKEKLIQMKLHDGEFLKDETISLIEVEKDTRAPENYYFTTGKYASYFLLAIERQYYDPSQVYSMVRYHNDEDSDDSDWEGGNSSPEPTSPNIQGSMRRRLLHRRSADNLIVNSPTNSMRHSSPESVKSAPIQLKPRSTSHDTLSKRKDKQGNQADGVSMDSLAKQSLLAAQVLNLIPTQKARDRNFLHGRVAANSLLGPVELEKVLPNREIKIFVGTWNMNGQSPPKELNDFMLPSCMETIPDMLAIGTQESCSERTEWEAALQETLGPSHVLLTSTGLGTLHLALFVRRDLIWFCSVPEDSYFSTRPGTAFRTKGAVALAIMLFGTSFLFVTAHLTAHQDKVKERINDIKRIVRNLDLPKDLPTRKHSKDVTQNFDCVFWCGDLNFRLAQPREEVIQWITDTRFPQETPIDLHADQLCTILKEGSVLRGFKEGGIMFPPTFKYDPGTQNFDSSSKQRIPAYTDRILFKGKDHSRDYVQRVNESTNSYKDGILECLIYDSVPSICTSDHKPVWGVFKTILRPGIDTIPLAAGLFNREIYLEGIKRRAAAMDDSPGTSRKNSRKTTP from the exons ATGCATCAAGCTGGCCTGTTCAGTATTGAGCCTCCGTGCTGGGTTAGTGTGAAGCTACCTTCTTTGGGGAGTGGATATCTTTTGTGGAGAGCAGAGCAGTGTGGAAAACCTGAGTATAGTGAATTGCGTTTAATAGGTGAATGTGTCAAGATGTCTAACTCGAATAAAGTATGTAGAAAGGAATCATTCCTAGACAGATTTACTGgattatttaaaaagaaaaaaaagcataaaTCTGCCAGCCGGTCCCCGAGTCAAGACCAAACAAACAGCGACGCATTGGGAGAGGGTCGTTACATACAGGGAACGTCTAACAGTTCGGAGCttgaagatgagaaaaaaaaggtgattACCTATGCAGCAACAAGTAGTAGTGAAACGTCAAGCTTGTCTTCTGGTATTGATCCATCTAATGTGTTTGCTGCCTCCTCAAAcagtgaaagaaataataagcCGGCTACACATCTGGCTAGTACAAGTCGAGTGAATGGTACAGCAGACGGGGAAGATTCGAATCAGAGTAACAAGAAGGAGACGAGTTCATACTCTAGATctaatgtttcaaaatttaaaaatgcgtcgaaaaataattctttcgaAGAATCCAGGCTTGTCGATGCCATTAATAATGATTCACGGATTACAAAATTGGTTATCAACAATACTGCTAGCAAAATATTAATCAATCACCTTGATGACACCTCGAAAGATAACTATTCCAATACTGCATCTGATGAGACGAAAGAattaaagaatgaaaaagtatcgtctgaaattatgaaaagaaaatggttCAATAATGAGAATGTTGATGTCGTAACGCAACAAAGTCAAGTTGCGATAAAGTCGGAAAAACTGGAgaggaaggaagaagaaaccTCGCAAATTGAAACTGAAATGCAACAATTAAATATAAACGACGTTACTGCTCTCCCAGAACCTTCACTcccgaaagaaaaattgattcaaatgaaattacaCGACGGGGAATTCCTCAAAGACGAAACGATTTCACTAATTGAAGTAGAAAAAGATACTCGAGCTCCAGAAAACTATTATTTCACAACTGGGAAATATGCGTCATACTTTCTTTTAGCAATAGAAAGACAGTATTACGATCCTTCCCAAGTGTATAGTATGGTTCGTTATCACAACGATGAAGATTCGGATGATTCTGATTGGGAag gtggAAATTCGTCACCCGAACCAACTTCTCCCAACATACAAGGAAGTATGAGACGCCGTTTGTTACATCGACGATCAGCTGATAACTTAATAGTAAACTCGCCAACAAATTCCATGAGGCACTCTAGCCCAGAATCAGTAAAAAGTGCTCCGATACAACTCAAGCCCAGATCAACATCACACGATACATTGTCAAAGAGGAAAGATAAACAAGGAAATCAAGCAGATGGAGTTTCTATGGACAGTCTTGCAAAGCAGTCATTACTTGCTGCCCAAGTTCTCAATCTTATACCAACTCAGAAAGCCAGAGACAG aaactttCTTCACGGGCGAGTCGCAGCTAATTCTTTATTAGGTCCAGTGGAATTGGAAAAGGTTCTTCCAAACAgggagataaaaatattcgttgGTACCTGGAACATGAATGGGCAATCTCCACCTAAAGAACTCAATGACTTTATGTTACCATCCTGTATGGAAACGATTCCTGATATGCTGGCTATCGGAACACAAGAATCCTGTTCTGAACGGACCGAGTGGGAGGCAGCTTTGCAAGAAACTCTGGGTCCCTCGCACGTTTTGCTAACAAGTACCGGACTTGGAACGTTACATTTGGCATTGTTTGTAAGAAGAGATCTTATATGGTTCTGCTCCGTTCCGGAGGACTCTTACTTTTCAACCAGACCAGGCACTGCTTTCAGAACTAAGGGAGCTGTGGCTTTGGCCATAATGCTATTTGGAACGAGCTTTTTATTTGTTACTGCTCACTTGACGGCGCACCAAGACAAAgtcaaagaaagaataaacgaTATTAAAAGAATTGTAAGAAATTTGGATCTGCCAAAAGATTTACCGAcaagaaaacacagcaaag ATGTGACGCAAAATTTCGATTGCGTTTTCTGGTGCGGGGATTTAAACTTTCGTTTGGCTCAACCACGAGAAGAAGTAATTCAATGGATCACAGACACCCGATTCCCACAAGAAACGCCAATAGATTTACACGCCGATCAATTGTgtacaattttgaaagaagGGTCAGTTCTTCGAGGTTTTAAAGAAGGTGGGATAATGTTTCCGCCGACATTTAAATATgatccaggaactcagaactTTGATTCGAGCAGCAAGCAACGCATTCCTGCCTACACAGACAGAATTCTTTTCAAAGGAAAAGACCACAGTCGAGACTACGTACAAAGAGTTAACGAGAGCACAAATTCGTACAAAGATGGTATCTTAGAATGTCTAATATACGATTCTGTACCCAGTATTTGCACATCTGATCACAAACCTGTTTGGGGAGTTTTTAAGACTATACTTCGACCAGGAATAGACAC TATTCCGTTGGCAGCTGGATTGTTTAACCGAGAGATTTATTTGGAAGGCATAAAGAGGCGAGCAGCTGCTATGGATGATTCCCCCGGAACATCAAGG AAGAATTCAAGAAAGACAACCCCGTAG
- the LOC124404089 gene encoding inositol polyphosphate 5-phosphatase E isoform X2, which yields MDRSDAHDAQSNQPSIGTEISPKSKQKKKSLCRMLMNKKTRVGCLEVSYRDKGGEGDSNKNSKTELSHHGSHTSTKLSLCCAMTERSRTPPQSLTVSRLSPATLSCASVKSELAYTAANCQVEAFVEKSKTSPATATPNPNHNGHLPHKNGACTAKESYGDGGNSSPEPTSPNIQGSMRRRLLHRRSADNLIVNSPTNSMRHSSPESVKSAPIQLKPRSTSHDTLSKRKDKQGNQADGVSMDSLAKQSLLAAQVLNLIPTQKARDRNFLHGRVAANSLLGPVELEKVLPNREIKIFVGTWNMNGQSPPKELNDFMLPSCMETIPDMLAIGTQESCSERTEWEAALQETLGPSHVLLTSTGLGTLHLALFVRRDLIWFCSVPEDSYFSTRPGTAFRTKGAVALAIMLFGTSFLFVTAHLTAHQDKVKERINDIKRIVRNLDLPKDLPTRKHSKDVTQNFDCVFWCGDLNFRLAQPREEVIQWITDTRFPQETPIDLHADQLCTILKEGSVLRGFKEGGIMFPPTFKYDPGTQNFDSSSKQRIPAYTDRILFKGKDHSRDYVQRVNESTNSYKDGILECLIYDSVPSICTSDHKPVWGVFKTILRPGIDTIPLAAGLFNREIYLEGIKRRAAAMDDSPGTSRKNSRKTTP from the exons ATGGATCGTTCGGATGCTCACGACGCGCAGTCGAATCAGCCGAGCATCGGTACAGAAATATCGCCGAAATCTaagcagaagaaaaaatcactatgCCGAATGTTGATGAACAAGAAGACGAGGGTCGGGTGCCTGGAGGTTTCTTACAGGGACAAAGGCGGCGAAGGCGATTCTAACAAGAACTCAAAGACCGAGCTATCGCATCACGGTTCTCATACAAGTACCAAGTTGTCCTTGTGCTGCGCTATGACAGAGCGCAGTAGAACACCGCCGCAGAGTTTAACCGTCAGTCGATTGTCTCCAGCCACGCTCAGCTGCGCCTCCGTCAAGTCGGAACTCGCTTATACAGCTGCAAATTGCCAGGTCGAGGCCTTTGTAGAGAAATCCAAAACTTCGCCAGCCACCGCCACTCCAAACCCAAATCACAACGGACATCTACCGCATAAAAACGGAGCATGCACGGCCAAGGAATCGTACGGCGATG gtggAAATTCGTCACCCGAACCAACTTCTCCCAACATACAAGGAAGTATGAGACGCCGTTTGTTACATCGACGATCAGCTGATAACTTAATAGTAAACTCGCCAACAAATTCCATGAGGCACTCTAGCCCAGAATCAGTAAAAAGTGCTCCGATACAACTCAAGCCCAGATCAACATCACACGATACATTGTCAAAGAGGAAAGATAAACAAGGAAATCAAGCAGATGGAGTTTCTATGGACAGTCTTGCAAAGCAGTCATTACTTGCTGCCCAAGTTCTCAATCTTATACCAACTCAGAAAGCCAGAGACAG aaactttCTTCACGGGCGAGTCGCAGCTAATTCTTTATTAGGTCCAGTGGAATTGGAAAAGGTTCTTCCAAACAgggagataaaaatattcgttgGTACCTGGAACATGAATGGGCAATCTCCACCTAAAGAACTCAATGACTTTATGTTACCATCCTGTATGGAAACGATTCCTGATATGCTGGCTATCGGAACACAAGAATCCTGTTCTGAACGGACCGAGTGGGAGGCAGCTTTGCAAGAAACTCTGGGTCCCTCGCACGTTTTGCTAACAAGTACCGGACTTGGAACGTTACATTTGGCATTGTTTGTAAGAAGAGATCTTATATGGTTCTGCTCCGTTCCGGAGGACTCTTACTTTTCAACCAGACCAGGCACTGCTTTCAGAACTAAGGGAGCTGTGGCTTTGGCCATAATGCTATTTGGAACGAGCTTTTTATTTGTTACTGCTCACTTGACGGCGCACCAAGACAAAgtcaaagaaagaataaacgaTATTAAAAGAATTGTAAGAAATTTGGATCTGCCAAAAGATTTACCGAcaagaaaacacagcaaag ATGTGACGCAAAATTTCGATTGCGTTTTCTGGTGCGGGGATTTAAACTTTCGTTTGGCTCAACCACGAGAAGAAGTAATTCAATGGATCACAGACACCCGATTCCCACAAGAAACGCCAATAGATTTACACGCCGATCAATTGTgtacaattttgaaagaagGGTCAGTTCTTCGAGGTTTTAAAGAAGGTGGGATAATGTTTCCGCCGACATTTAAATATgatccaggaactcagaactTTGATTCGAGCAGCAAGCAACGCATTCCTGCCTACACAGACAGAATTCTTTTCAAAGGAAAAGACCACAGTCGAGACTACGTACAAAGAGTTAACGAGAGCACAAATTCGTACAAAGATGGTATCTTAGAATGTCTAATATACGATTCTGTACCCAGTATTTGCACATCTGATCACAAACCTGTTTGGGGAGTTTTTAAGACTATACTTCGACCAGGAATAGACAC TATTCCGTTGGCAGCTGGATTGTTTAACCGAGAGATTTATTTGGAAGGCATAAAGAGGCGAGCAGCTGCTATGGATGATTCCCCCGGAACATCAAGG AAGAATTCAAGAAAGACAACCCCGTAG
- the LOC124404088 gene encoding uncharacterized protein CG5098, translating to MSGQYPGHSRPPVGTPPPQTVWNHLTMAQGQGLNMHPTALPGAALNAPGFYTHPSMTRASHLASQLTPQLAHTQAPPTWHTPTVPSKPVTPSSAPGNPLFSLQMLVDNRQNQNQYRNSPGTQSTLDLSATSDIAENYSRIPQDIPISLTARSVDKSSRNGNIISPPIPLNGETSSDSGISSSVPTPNSISEPVSLSTKEITTPKITVKNFESNLKGVANLHDKVKDLNMDNFAQKMMNLPPSVTIERVSTEKKDHEVLKSKDSLSVIAQGPRSILPVIVNLTSKTAEHRDVTDSPRRETNEIDRKVEECSVRSPKHPLKRGKKGVDSLLEKLEGGNKKLGCMENIGSVIVTPIEEKDACSIKSMSPERQKSKSPSREDEVISPSFSNDDSNDNAKQRRKRKLEKPVRLSKDSKTEVEDMELEPTEPSVPRMCEPIPEKANSLPIPKQEERIEENQPIRRRRSSEGPASNVPPNNQRARRKSSDDATEFSKVTSPKGIANANPFNEVESELEKMFAGIVETDAESKEDLPKVESMNMEKENVANVENTVNEMEAQDTKAMDVTSTVETKPSVKKTKKGKGRGGKRKISRSADAIFGSDIGDLPQKETKKKRASKNAKKQDMTKKTKKTTKVDGLREMAYDSGSNASSIRSRGPVVHVEGPRDSPLSVQVVNAPREEEEEKSKEKRKSVGNGNTGRSKRLSHQNDLDYRGKVSRAGLFSSTLSSRYDAHTTDSTWVCVFCKQGPHSVVPGDPARPHPNLSGPHIAAGTYMVPAGVLSDLFGPYLIGKERLEDGVMSADEQEITTEQKKGGKNKRSLRHAGLADQFAAKMGKKKRNSIEGGINTMLTGMTQLPGEEQRWEVWLHEQCAVWAAGVYMAGGRVTGLQEAVWDAAKSVCDSCGFTGANIGCVKRGCRSVTHYPCALTKGWLLDTNQYIPKCNLHRVT from the exons ATGTCTGGACAGTATCCGGGACATAGTCGGCCCCCTGTGGGCACACCGCCTCCTCAAACTGTCTGGAATCATCTAACCATGGCGCAGGGACAAG ggTTGAACATGCATCCGACAGCATTGCCTGGTGCAGCTTTGAATGCTCCTGGATTCTACACACATCCATCAATGACACGAGCGTCGCATTTGGCATCTCAATTGACTCCGCAACTAGCCCACACACAAGCGCCGCCAACTTGGCATACACCAACAGTACCTTCTAAACCTGTAACGCCCTCAAGCGCACCTGGAAATCCTTTGTTTAGCTTACAAATGTTGGTCGATAATCGTCAGAACCAAAACCAGTACAGGAATTCACCTGGTACTCAGAGTACACTGGATCTGTCGGCAACGTCagatattgctgaaaattattcaaggaTACCTCAAGATATACCGATCAGTTTGACGGCCAGGAGTGTCGATAAGAGCAGTAGAAACGGTAACATCATATCACCACCGATACCTTTGAACGGAGAAACCTCATCTGACAGCGGTATCAGCTCTTCAGTTCCGACACCAAATTCTATCAGTGAACCTGTTTCCTTGTCTACAAAGGAAATAACAACGCCCAAAATTACAGTGAAAAACTTTGAGAGCAATTTGAAGGGTGTTGCCAATCTTCACGACAAAGTTAAAGACCTGAATATGGATAACTTTgctcaaaaaatgatgaaCTTGCCACCTAGTGTAACCATCGAAAGGGTATCGACAGAGAAGAAGGATCATGAAGTATTAAAGTCCAAAGATTCGTTAAGCGTAATCGCGCAAGGACCTCGGAGTATATTACCAGTTATTGTTAATTTAACATCAAAAACGGCAGAACATAGGGACGTCACAGATAGTCCAAGGAGAGAAACCAACGAGATAGACAGAAAGGTGGAAGAATGCAGTGTACGGTCACCAAAACATCCTCTTAAACGTGGTAAAAAAGGGGTCGACTCGTTGCTGGAAAAATTGGAGGGAGGTAACAAGAAATTAGGCTGCATGGAGAACATTGGCTCGGTTATTGTAACTCCGATTGAAGAGAAAGACGCGTGTAGCATTAAGAGCATGTCGCCTgaacgtcaaaaatccaaatcgCCAAGTAGAGAGGATGAAGTAATATCACCGTCGTTTAGTAATGACGATTCTAATGACAACGCTAAACAGcgtaggaaaagaaaattagaaaaacctGTCAGGTTaagcaaagattcaaaaactGAGGTCGAAGATATGGAACTTGAACCGACCGAACCATCCGTGCCAAGAATGTGCGAACCAATACCGGAGAAAGCAAACTCTCTACCAATTCCAAAGCAAGAGGAAAGGATAGAAGAGAATCAGCCTATCAGGAGGCGGAGAAGCAGTGAAGGACCAGCCTCTAATGTACCTCCAAATAATCAAAGAGCGCGAAGAAAATCCAGCGACGATGCGACAGAGTTTTCTAAGGTCACAAGCCCGAAGGGTATTGCCAATGCGAACCCGTTCAATGAGGTCGAATCtgagttggaaaaaatgtttgccGGTATTGTGGAAACTGATGCAGAATCAAAGGAGGATCTGCCCAAAGTCGAGTCCATGAATATGGAGAAAGAAAATGTGGCAAACGTTGAAAATACGGTAAATGAGATGGAGGCTCAAGACACTAAAGCAATGGATGTTACATCAACGGTAGAAACTAAACCGTCAgtgaagaagacaaaaaaaggcAAGGGCAGAGGTggtaagagaaaaatatcCAGATCTGCAGATGCAATATTTGGCAGCGATATCGGCGATTTGCCGCAAAAAGAAACTAAGAAGAAACGGGCATCAAAAAATGCCAAGAAACAAGATATGACGAAGAAAACTAAGAAGACGACAAAAGTCGACGGACTCAGAGAGATGGCCTATGATTCCGGTTCCAATGCAAGTTCCATCAGGTCTCGCGGACCTGTGGTTCATGTCGAGGGACCAAGGGACAGTCCCTTGAGTGTTCAAGTGGTTAATGCTCCAcgggaagaggaggaggaaaaaagtaaagaaaaacggAAGAGCGTGGGGAATGGTAATACTGGACGTAGCAAGAGGTTGAGCCATCAAAATGATCTTGATTATCGTG gAAAAGTGAGCAGAGCTGGTCTCTTCAGTTCGACCCTATCTTCTCGGTACGACGCTCACACTACAGATTCAACGTGGGTTTGCGTTTTCTGTAAACAAGGCCCGCATTCTGTTGTTCCTGGCGATCCGGCAAGGCCACACCCAAATTTATCAGGCCCTCACATCGCTGCTGGCACCTATATG GTTCCCGCCGGCGTTTTGAGCGATTTGTTTGGCCCCTATTTGATAGGAAAAGAACGGTTGGAGGACGGGGTGATGTCCGCCGACGAACAGGAAATAACTACGGAACAGAAGAAGGGTGGGAAAAATAAGAGGAGCTTAAGACATGCGGGATTGGCTGATCAATTTGCCGCTAAAATGggcaagaaaaagagaaattccATCGAGGGCGGAATTAATACGATGTTGACGGGAATGACGCAGCTTCCTGGCGAGGAACAACGGTGGGAAGTATGGCTTCACGAACAATGTGCAGTCTGGGCTGCAGGTGTTTATATGGCAG GCGGGCGAGTAACGGGACTTCAAGAAGCTGTTTGGGATGCTGCAAAGTCGGTTTGCGATTCGTGCGGTTTTACTGGGGCCAACATCGGCTGTGTGAAGCGAGGTTGCCGTAGCGTAACTCATTACCCCTGTGCTCTCACTAAGGGCTGGCTTCTAGATACGAACCAGTACATACCCAAATGCAACCTTCATCGAGTTACGTGA